ggtttcctccaggtgactgtctgtgaggagtgtggtgtgttctccctgtgtccgcgtgggtttcctccgggtgctccggtttcctcccacagtccaaaaacacacgttggtaggtggattggcgacgcagtgctgagcccagagtaacaaACATAGGGGCTGTATTCTCCCTATTTTCTTTTCGCTCTATTCTCCGTCTtagtgaattttttttatacatttgtatttattcactgacttGACAGGTTATTCTTTCTATTACCATTAGACCAGGGGTGTTTCCAAATTTTTGCATAGGGCTGCACAGTATCTGAGACCAAAGCGTTTACCTGCTTGTTCAAAAAGCAGACAGTAAACCTGTGCCAGTGTGAATACAGCATCACTCACCAAGCATGGCCATGCTGATGTCCACACCAACCCAGTAATGACCTTCTTCTGATAAATAATCTCCACTGAGTCCAGAGCCACAGCTGAAAAGACACAAAAACTTCAATAAAGTGCATTCTTTCCAGGGGCTGTGTTCCACATAGCAGTTAGCCAGAAAAATAAAGCCCAAATTTCAGGATTTTCCAATAGGGATCTCCCTAGTTAAACTGCAAATTCCTGCTTTGCAGAACTTTCCAAAACTGCACtcagcattttaaaaatcaataataCTTCCAAAATCTTTCAAAAGGGTTAAAAAACGTCTCACCAGTGATGACATCTGGTTCCTGAAATCTGTTGTTTTAGTGTTGcccatgtccaaaagtttgtagacaaaCCATATAATTGCTGAATACAACACATTTAATGTACACCCACTGTACCTTAAAAGTAAATCTTCCTTCTATACAACTAACACATACCCCACATCCAACAAATAACAGGGCTGGTCTTCTGGCAAGTTCAGCAGTTCCACGGCTCTCTCTGACATCTGGGTCTGGATCTCAATCATTCGAGAACTTTACAGGACACAAGGGACAAGACAGTGAGTCATTAAACAGTTATACACTGAGTGTATAAACCATAGGCAATGTATTACTGCTGGGCACATCTTATAACACACTTACTTCTGAGAGTACTTCTTGGCCTCCTCTTCGTTGTAGAACTGCAAACACGACAGTGAAATCAACAGTGGTCACAAATACATAAAGCAGTTTGTATGATTAATGAATTAAAGTCCCTTCTAATGATAATGCAAGTATTAAACCTGTTAGAgcttgtgtaagtgtgtgtgtgtgtgtgtgtgtgtatgcggtGGTGTTTATGGCTGAAGATATATCATGAATGAAATAAGCCATCAGCGCTGTGGTTGAGCTTTGATTTCTCAGTGTTCTTAACACAGTcccaaaaacacagattcagacATCCAGGATTACAtacatcacaaacctaaggaaccaatcctaaCAAATGGTAGCTGCAAGCAAAGATGTGGGTGGAGACAGAGGCTTGGACCTATGGCATAATCATAGATCTGTGTTTACTGAACAAACTGAAGGTAGTGTTAGACctatatataaaacacttttAACTCAGAGACAAGATTATTAAATGTCTAAAGGACATAAAGAACATAAATAATAGACATTTGGGGATTTGGAGAGCTCGGACACTGCTTACAATCACACAGACTGTTTCAGTCTAGGTTGAAAAGATTAAGATCCCAGTGGAGAAATATTAACATGAAATGGAAGATTTAAAGCAGCTGGACGAGGCACACCGTTTGCTACAGTGCAGTTCAGTTTATAAAATTAAAGTTACTCACCACTTCCGGAGGAGCGATGTGCTCCGGCCTGCGACACCCTGAAGACATGCTTCTTCTGTCAGCGAGCGGTGAGATTAATAACGGTATAAACAATCGAATGATAGTTAAATAATCTAAAACAGAAGCAGTTCTACTCCGTACAAAAACACATGGCCAACCTACAGCAGCATTTCAATATAAAAGTCTCCTCATAATACcgttttaatttataaaaacagcaacaacaacaacaactaataataataataataataataataataataataataataataataataatatagttttttttacaGCGCTACTGAATTTTAATAGAGGATTTGGTATTTTCAAAGTCTACAAAATTATTAACTTTATTTtcatcattattaatattattaaaataattattattttaatttgcaaATGAGTAATTAATTTCTTATTATTCTATCCTTTCTAGCCTAATAGTAATATTAGTAGAAGTAATATTACGCATAATTATTGGTGTTTATTCACTTTATCCAACAAAAATAgcattacaaaaaatatatatatattattgtgtttttttaggtttttaatACGTGCAacaacatatatttaaacacattttaacagtTGGAAAGGTTCCCCTGTGTAACCGTTTTGTTCTTTCCTCTGATTGGTCGGCGCTGCTGTTGCTCTGTGTAATGGAGGTGAGTAGTCGGCttttactggagtttgttttTGAGGGTTGAAATAGTTCGGTTTGGTTTTTAAATTCGCTTCTTTTTTTGCCACAGCCGGTTTTTAAGCGGTTTTAATATATTGTCTGTCAATCTTCCTAATAATGAAACCACAGCTTGTTGGTATGTGTCAACCGTTTGTTACAGGCCTCGGAAACCTGTCAATAGGATCCTGTAGAAACTCGCTGAGTTGCTgctgtttattcactgtctcATCGAGGCCCAGGCTGTTAAAGCAGTTCAGTATGAACACGTAAATAACACTTAATCTTTAAACGGGGTTCCTATGATTTAGATTTGCCCTTGACCTCGACGTTCCAGTGTTGAATTACTGTAACATTGAAACTAAAGGCCACTTTTTCACTCATAATCCCCTTCAGTATCAATATGACATTTTCATTGGAGGTTGAAAATTAAACCCTCACTGCTGGACACCCTTTTTATGAGGTTGGATGGCTGTAAATTTTACTACACTGCCTGTCCACAACAAGCTGTCCAAACTACACTGCCTGTCCAAACAGCAGCTGTCTCTAATGTTCTCCATAGTCTCCACTGGCTACATAGATGCAATTTTTGTACTTTCTACAATAAccttcaccctgttcctcaacAGTCAGGACCCTGATAGAGcatgatttaggtggtggatcattctcagcacttcagtgacacagacatggtgttgttagtgtgtgtgttgtactggtacaagtggattagagacagcagtgctgctgaagtttttacaCCCCTCATTGTCAGAGCTGGattaaatgtgttatttattttgtaagatCTTTAGCTACACACCATTGTGAACCAGttgtgtttaattgttttttactttacatttgttattattgtacttttttttacCTGTGGTATCTAGTTATGTCAGTAGTAATATGACCAATATTTCTGTCTTTACTTTAAAAAGGCAAGTCTGTACATATACTGCGTAAACCGTTCTCTGAAGTGTTCTCCCACTGTTACAGTGACTGACTGCTGAACCCTGCTGGGTAAAGAGCACACAGGAAAAAAGCTCAGAGCAGGTAAGACTCAGGTGATTACCTGAGAAACAGCTGATTCTGATCATGTAACTGAAACTGACTTTCTATTCAccaggttcttttttttttaaccacatgAAATTacgcagcagttacattctggcaccTAGATTAGCATTAGCTGAAGGTCGTACAGGTTTTGTAAGCAGTTAAGAATATAAAAGAAGGGGAAGGATGGAGGTAAAGGCAGATAAAAGAACAGAGATGGAGCAAGCTTTACACCTGAATACAGATTTAAAAATGACTCAATGTATAGATTTAGCCAGTGATTAAGGTGTCCACTCTTGTTGGCGTGTAGTATGAGAAACTGAACTTTACTTTATCATTAAAACTTACAGCTCAGTTAGTTCTGTCATACTTTGATTAAGTTATTTCCATTAATTTCATTGGTTCCCTGTGTCCTGCAGAAGGATGTACAGAGTGGCATGTTGTGTGAACAGAAGTGTCCTTCTGGCACCATGTTCCTCCAGAATACAGAAGGCTGAGTGCTTCGGGTCTTATTGTACAGTACTGCTGCTGACGGGTAGACAGTCACAGCCTCGCCCCTGGGTCATTTTAACACAAACCTGCAACTGGAGCAGCAACCAAAGCTATGATGTCTCACTCCACATGAGCAAGACTGCGTATTACGACATCCTCGAGGTATGGGTGGGTGATAAGGGCAAAATATCACATCCTGAAAAAACCTTGTTATttaatggaagtctatgtaaacacattttattccaGGTATTGGAATTATGGAGCAATTCTGTGTCCCTTCATCATACAATTTTCACAAAGTGTgagggacagctgctgtgttcaaatgatatgataaactaaaaatccccaaaaaatggagatacatgtttttttggacagcaatgatatgtatattatataaataaatattagacTCTTTGTTCTATAATTTTGTAGTTAATAGGTTTGAAGATGCTAAAAGGCTATAGGCTGAAAAAGGTGAATAATTAGAATTTTCTTGGTGTACAGGACACCACAATTCAATGAATTTGCAGCACTCTAGTGTAACTAGTGTCACCGCAGCACAGTTCCTAGGCCATCGGGGCCTTGGGTCAATATCGGTTTGGAGTTTGGCCCCATGTCCACCACTGAGCCACTAGGATTGCACTTGTACACTCCTTTGGCCTAAGTTTGGGTGAAATGGCAGGGTTACATCAGGATGTATGTGTATCAGGAAGGGCATTCAGCAtaaaaacatgaacattttcCAAGAGGAAAtgctgaaaatattcattcattcattcattcattcattcattatctgtaacccttatcctgttcagggtcgcggtgggtccagagcctacctggaatcattgggcgcaaggcgggaacacaccctggagggggcgccagtccttcacagtgcaacacagacacacacattcactcacacctatggacacgtttgagtcgccaatcaacctaccaacgtgtgtttttggactgtgggagaaaactggagcacctggaggaaacccaagcagacacagagagaacacaccaactcctcacagacagtcacctggaggaaacccacacagacacagggagaacacacaacactcctcacagacagtcacctggaggaaacccacgcagacacagggagaacacaccacactcctcacagacagtcacccggaggaaacccacgcagacacagggagaacacaccacactcctcaaacactcctcacagtcacccggaggaaacccacacagacacaaggagaacacaccacactcctcacagacagtcacccggaggaaacccacgcagacacggagaacacaccacactcctcacagacagtcaccctgaggaaacccatgcagacacagggagaacacaccacactcctcacagacagtcacccggaggaaacccatgcagacacagggagaacacactacactcctcacagacagtcacccggaggaaacccatgcagacacagggagaacacaccacactcctcacagacagtcacccggaggaaacccatgcagacacagggagaacacactacactcctcacagacagtcacccggagcgggaatcgaacccacaacctccaggcccctggagctgtgtgactgcgacactacctgctgcgccactgcgCCGCCCAAAATGctgaaaatagtttttttttaatcttaagaCAAACTTAGTGGGctgaaatgttttatataaattaaaaaggaATTATAAACTTAGTGTGAAAGTAATAAAATGTCTTTGCCAACCTCTCCAGGTGTCTCCCACTGCCACTCAAACCCAGATCAAGACAGCATACTACAAGCAGTCTTTCCTCTATCATCCAGACAAGAACGCAGGGAGTGAGGAGGCCACAAAGCGCTTTGCTCAGATCAGCGAGGCCTACAGTGTGCTGGGCAGTGTGGGACTAAGGAAGAAGTACGACCGCGGCATCCTGAGCTCAGCAGACGTCCAGGCTGCAGGAAGACCCTCAGGAAAACAGTCTTCAGCCACTTCTCCCTCCACAGGCCAGCAGCACTCGGGTAAGAAGAGCACTCGGCCTGTATCCAGCGCCACGGTGGGAGGGAAACCCGTTTTTGACTTTGATGCTTTTTACCAGGCACATTACGGAGAGCAGCTGCAGAGAGAGCAAGCCCTGCGCCGCTGGAGGAAACAATATGAAcggaagcaggagagagaatTCAGCACCTGGAAGCTGGATAGGATGATGGGGATGGTAGTCGGGTTGCTGCTGGCTGCGGGATATGTCGTCGTTGGCAGCTTCAAAACTTGAAATAGTTCTTTGGTGCCCAAAGGAAGGGAATTGGACCGGTGTTCTCGTACAGTGTGGTCCTCCTGTGGCACTGGAGCCCAACTGTGGCTAAGGA
This window of the Hoplias malabaricus isolate fHopMal1 chromosome Y, fHopMal1.hap1, whole genome shotgun sequence genome carries:
- the LOC136679150 gene encoding dnaJ homolog subfamily C member 30, mitochondrial-like isoform X2 — protein: MYRVACCVNRSVLLAPCSSRIQKAECFGSYCTVLLLTGRQSQPRPWVILTQTCNWSSNQSYDVSLHMSKTAYYDILEVSPTATQTQIKTAYYKQSFLYHPDKNAGSEEATKRFAQISEAYSVLGSVGLRKKYDRGILSSADVQAAGRPSGKQSSATSPSTGQQHSGTLRRAAAERASPAPLEETI
- the LOC136679150 gene encoding dnaJ homolog subfamily C member 30, mitochondrial-like isoform X1 yields the protein MYRVACCVNRSVLLAPCSSRIQKAECFGSYCTVLLLTGRQSQPRPWVILTQTCNWSSNQSYDVSLHMSKTAYYDILEVSPTATQTQIKTAYYKQSFLYHPDKNAGSEEATKRFAQISEAYSVLGSVGLRKKYDRGILSSADVQAAGRPSGKQSSATSPSTGQQHSGKKSTRPVSSATVGGKPVFDFDAFYQAHYGEQLQREQALRRWRKQYERKQEREFSTWKLDRMMGMVVGLLLAAGYVVVGSFKT